The following DNA comes from Terriglobia bacterium.
CATCGGTCCGTCTGATCGAAATCGTATAGCGAACGCTCGGCCGCTTAATTGCCTACATCCTCATTCCCTGCCACATCACCATCTCCCTCACATGTGAGCGCGGAAAGCGCCAGCTATAGGTTTACCGACTCCAATTCTTCTTGCGCCGGCGCAAGTGATCCGCTATCGTCAATTACGTGGCACGAAGTACGCAGCGCGTAGATGAACACGATCCCGATCCGGGACGCTTCTCTGATCCTCCCTTACTCGTCCTGGCCAGTCTCGCCGACGGCCCGAAGCATGGGCACGCCATGATAGACGACATCGAGCGATTGTGCGGCACACGCCTCGGACCGGGGACGCTATACGGCGCGATCACGCGGCTGGAACAGCAGAAGCTGATCGAACCGTTGCCGGAGGAGGATCGCCGTCACCCCTACCGCATTACCGCTGCAGGCGCGCGCCTTCTGCGGGCCAGGCTGACCACGTTGAACCATTTTGCGCGCAGGGCGCTGCGCCGGCTGGAGGCGACATGAATCCAAGGCTCGCCGGGTTTCTGACGCGCCTTTATCCGCCCGCCTGGCGGGCGCGTTACGGCGCAGAGTACCGGATGTTCCTTGAGGTACGCAGAGTGTCTGCCGTAGAGACTCTGAATGTCTTCTGGCATGCTGCGGTCGAACACGTTCGGGAGGACTGGCGTTACGGCCTGATCCTCATCGCCCTGTTGTTCTCTGTCGAGGGCGGCTTGTCTCTGGCCGGAGGACATGCCGGAGAAGCAATCGCGCAGCATCCCATGCTCGCAGTCATATGGCTCGCGATGGAAGGCGGAGCGATAGCAGTCTTGCTGTATGCGCTTTCACTTTCGATTGCGATTCCGGTGACGTTGGAGATCATGCCGAGGCGTGTCGCGTGGATACTCCTTTTGCCGGCCGCGGCCTGGGCGGTGGTGCAATATCTGCCGTGGCGATGGACCGGCGGATGGTGGGCCAGCGCAAGCGCTGTGTTCGCCGTCATTGCCGGCGTCGTGGGAATAGGGTTCGCCGGCATGTGCGCAAGAATCGTGCTGCTTCGCCTGCAACAGCTGGAGCCGCAAGACCTCGACGACCTCCCGCCGTTTATGACGTACTGCTGGAACAAAACGGGCAAGTGTGGGCCGGCAAAGCTCGAAGCGCTACGCCTGAGCGTCATGATCCTGGGCATCACGCTCTTCGCGGCGCAAATGCGCCGCGCCGATCATCTTGCGTCCGCCTCGATCATCATCGGCACGAGCCTCTTGCTGTACTGGGACGACGTGTTCCGCCCGCGCGCGGCAGAGTGATTATCCGCTAACGTCTTTACTACCGGATGTTTCGATTCAGATACGCGACAGCAGATGATGCAGATGAGTTGCAGCGCCTCGCCGTACGCACATATTACGAGACCTTCGCAGCAGTCAACACGCCCGGGAACATGCGGGCTTATCTGGAGAGCGCGTTCGCTTTGGATCGAATTCGGGCGGAGCTGAGTGACCCCGCAGCCGTCTGGCTGCTCGCCCTATCCGATGAGGCCTTCGCTGGTTATGCGAAGCTGTTGGCCGGTCCGCCCCCTGAGTGCGTCATCGGGGACGCGCCGATTGAACTCGTGCGGTTTTATATCGACCGGCAATGGCACGGCAGCGGACTGGCATCCGAGCTGATGCAATTGTGTCTGGAGGAAGCGCGGCAACGGAGCTTCAAGACCATGTATCTCGGCGTCTGGGAGAATAATGAACGCGCGAAAGCGTTTTATAAGAAATGGAACTTTGTCCGCGCCGGAGAGCATGTGTTTCCGATGGGAGACGATCCTCAAATCGATTGGTGGATGACACGGCGGATATAAGAATCGCGTTAGCGGCGCTGACGGGGTGGTTAGTAAATTCAACGAATAAGGTGCGCTGCGCGATTCCTGGATAACCGCCCCGTCCTCGCGTTCTAACGGTTTGATCGCTCGGACTCCCCGCCTTGGAAAGGCGGGGAATGTCCATCTGGACCGGCTTACAGTTCCTTTTCCA
Coding sequences within:
- a CDS encoding PadR family transcriptional regulator → MARSTQRVDEHDPDPGRFSDPPLLVLASLADGPKHGHAMIDDIERLCGTRLGPGTLYGAITRLEQQKLIEPLPEEDRRHPYRITAAGARLLRARLTTLNHFARRALRRLEAT
- a CDS encoding GNAT family N-acetyltransferase encodes the protein MFRFRYATADDADELQRLAVRTYYETFAAVNTPGNMRAYLESAFALDRIRAELSDPAAVWLLALSDEAFAGYAKLLAGPPPECVIGDAPIELVRFYIDRQWHGSGLASELMQLCLEEARQRSFKTMYLGVWENNERAKAFYKKWNFVRAGEHVFPMGDDPQIDWWMTRRI